The proteins below come from a single Treponema phagedenis genomic window:
- the tmk gene encoding dTMP kinase, which translates to MIETMNSIRNFIVFEGIDGTGTTSQLRLLRERFAAIGKAEKVVFTQEPTDTEIGKLIRKALSKELSLEQKTIAQLFAADRTEHIYGNAGIIEHTANGKAVFSDRYFFSSLAYQGLSVGKSLAKKLNEDFPLPELLFFFDIPVQTSMSRIDKRGLQKEIYEKKDFQTAVRQEYLRIIEEYEKSAPEMQIIRIDAEKDIQEIHQKIWSFVENLPKL; encoded by the coding sequence ATGATAGAGACTATGAACAGCATCAGAAATTTTATTGTTTTTGAAGGAATTGATGGCACCGGCACCACAAGCCAGCTCAGACTTTTACGGGAACGCTTTGCCGCAATCGGCAAAGCGGAAAAAGTTGTTTTTACGCAAGAACCAACCGATACCGAAATCGGAAAACTTATCCGTAAGGCTCTTTCCAAAGAGCTCAGTTTGGAGCAAAAAACCATTGCACAGCTTTTTGCCGCAGACCGCACCGAGCATATATACGGAAACGCCGGCATCATTGAGCACACGGCAAATGGAAAAGCGGTTTTCAGCGACAGATACTTTTTTTCAAGCCTTGCCTATCAGGGGCTTTCCGTCGGAAAAAGCCTTGCAAAAAAACTGAACGAAGATTTTCCCCTGCCGGAACTCTTATTCTTTTTTGATATACCGGTACAAACCTCTATGAGCAGAATTGATAAACGCGGTTTACAAAAGGAGATTTACGAAAAAAAGGATTTTCAAACAGCCGTACGCCAAGAATATCTTCGTATAATAGAAGAATATGAAAAATCCGCCCCCGAAATGCAAATTATCCGTATTGATGCGGAAAAGGACATACAGGAAATACATCAAAAAATATGGAGTTTTGTAGAAAATCTGCCGAAACTGTAG
- a CDS encoding response regulator — protein sequence MFSALEVADMCGVVNQTAINWIRNGYLKAFNTPGGQYRVYKEDFLDFIKERGMKIPEGLLDEEDVPHWNSLIIIDDDKGLNDGIAAYLRKHIPSLTLYQSFDGFDAGAQLVQHKVGLILLDLDLPGVGGKQICAKIKSEPSFGDPYVMVITALDDEDIEEEMLSIGADKFFRKPLDFKDILNEINNLIE from the coding sequence ATGTTTTCAGCTCTTGAAGTGGCTGATATGTGTGGAGTAGTTAATCAAACGGCAATCAACTGGATTCGTAATGGCTATCTTAAGGCTTTTAACACTCCGGGTGGTCAGTATCGTGTATACAAAGAAGATTTTTTAGACTTTATTAAAGAACGCGGAATGAAAATTCCTGAAGGGCTTTTAGATGAAGAAGATGTCCCACACTGGAATTCATTGATTATCATTGATGATGACAAAGGCTTGAACGATGGGATAGCTGCATACTTGCGAAAGCATATTCCTTCTTTAACACTGTATCAGTCTTTTGATGGCTTTGACGCAGGCGCGCAACTTGTACAACATAAAGTTGGATTGATTTTGCTTGATTTGGACCTTCCGGGTGTAGGCGGAAAACAGATTTGTGCAAAAATAAAAAGTGAGCCGTCTTTTGGAGATCCCTATGTCATGGTTATCACTGCTTTGGATGATGAAGATATTGAAGAAGAAATGCTATCGATCGGTGCAGACAAATTTTTTAGAAAACCATTGGATTTTAAAGATATCTTGAATGAAATAAATAATCTTATTGAATAA
- the tpx gene encoding thiol peroxidase, whose translation MNITMAGNPVSLTGTLVKVGDKAPDFLVKNKELGNVALKDTKGLRLFVAVPSLDTPVCDMEVRKFHKEAAAVPQVETIVLSMDLPFAQARWCGAAGIDTLTIYSDFYNHSFGKNYGLYISELGLLARAIIIVDAANTVRYVQVVPEVTHEPDYADVIKALKALA comes from the coding sequence ATGAATATTACAATGGCAGGAAATCCTGTTTCGTTAACGGGTACCCTTGTTAAGGTTGGAGATAAGGCGCCGGATTTTTTGGTAAAAAATAAGGAGCTTGGAAACGTTGCTTTGAAGGATACAAAGGGGCTTCGTTTGTTTGTTGCGGTTCCTTCGCTTGATACACCGGTTTGCGACATGGAAGTTCGTAAGTTCCATAAAGAAGCGGCAGCTGTTCCACAGGTAGAAACAATTGTTCTGTCTATGGATCTCCCTTTTGCACAAGCACGCTGGTGCGGTGCCGCAGGTATTGATACTCTTACGATTTATTCGGACTTTTATAATCACTCGTTCGGAAAAAATTACGGCTTGTATATTTCCGAGCTTGGACTTTTGGCTCGGGCGATTATCATCGTTGATGCAGCCAACACCGTGCGCTATGTGCAGGTTGTTCCCGAGGTTACCCATGAGCCTGATTACGCAGATGTTATTAAAGCTTTAAAGGCTCTTGCGTAA
- a CDS encoding MATE family efflux transporter → MKDLTVGNELKAITLFSLPLLLGNIFQQLYNIVDSVVVGQFIGSHALAAVGQSFPIIFIFISLIMGFTMAANILLAQFYGARQIEQVKKVIHTTIIILFWCGIVISVLGYITTPWTLRIIHTPPEIYPSAVEYLQIIFIGMLFTFGYNGYAALLRGFGDSKTPLYGLIISTILNIILDLLFVAVFHWGVKGAAWATIISQGVAMFWLIAYAQIKIKEMQVNFFKLRFDKAICSDSIKLGLPSGIQQALVGAGLTAMTSIVNTFGADAAAAYAAVGKLDSFAVMPAINIGMAISSFTGQNLGAKKTDRVRRGLRSSLFLGCIAVGISVLIILTFASFFLRIFGVNDEALKIGLSYLKIVAPGYILQSTMFIVGGVIRGAGDTLFAMISTLLAMWLVRVPLAYALSPHLSYNGVWLAIVIGFAIGCAANILYYFFGPWRKRAEKILRMGER, encoded by the coding sequence ATGAAAGATTTAACCGTCGGTAATGAGCTGAAAGCAATTACCTTATTTTCCCTTCCCTTGCTTTTAGGGAATATTTTCCAGCAACTGTATAATATTGTAGACAGTGTTGTTGTCGGTCAATTTATCGGGTCGCATGCGCTTGCCGCCGTCGGACAATCTTTCCCTATCATATTTATATTTATTTCGCTTATCATGGGCTTTACTATGGCGGCAAATATTTTACTTGCTCAGTTTTACGGCGCGCGGCAAATTGAGCAGGTAAAAAAAGTTATTCATACTACAATCATTATTTTATTTTGGTGCGGCATTGTTATCTCTGTTTTAGGATATATCACTACTCCATGGACATTGCGTATAATCCACACTCCTCCGGAAATATATCCTTCCGCAGTTGAGTATCTACAGATTATTTTTATCGGTATGCTTTTTACCTTCGGCTATAACGGCTATGCTGCATTGCTGCGCGGCTTCGGCGATTCGAAAACACCGCTTTATGGATTGATAATTTCAACCATCCTCAATATTATTCTGGATCTCTTATTTGTTGCCGTTTTTCATTGGGGCGTAAAAGGAGCCGCATGGGCGACCATTATTTCTCAAGGTGTTGCAATGTTTTGGCTTATCGCCTATGCACAAATTAAGATCAAAGAAATGCAGGTCAATTTTTTTAAGCTTCGTTTTGATAAAGCAATTTGTTCGGATTCTATTAAACTCGGACTTCCTTCCGGTATTCAACAGGCGCTTGTCGGCGCAGGTTTAACAGCAATGACCTCTATTGTAAACACTTTTGGAGCCGATGCCGCCGCCGCGTATGCCGCAGTAGGGAAACTTGACAGTTTTGCAGTAATGCCCGCCATTAATATCGGCATGGCAATTTCATCGTTTACCGGACAAAACCTCGGTGCAAAAAAAACAGATCGCGTAAGACGTGGCTTGCGAAGCTCGCTATTTCTCGGCTGTATAGCTGTCGGAATAAGTGTTCTGATTATTTTAACCTTTGCTTCTTTCTTTTTGCGCATATTCGGTGTAAACGACGAAGCACTGAAAATAGGATTAAGCTATCTGAAAATTGTGGCACCGGGTTATATATTGCAATCTACCATGTTCATTGTCGGCGGAGTTATTCGCGGAGCAGGAGATACACTTTTTGCAATGATTTCAACTCTTTTGGCTATGTGGCTCGTACGAGTCCCGCTCGCATACGCTTTATCGCCTCATCTTTCATATAACGGAGTATGGCTTGCGATTGTAATCGGGTTTGCAATAGGCTGCGCTGCTAATATACTGTACTACTTTTTCGGTCCTTGGAGAAAAAGAGCGGAAAAGATTTTACGGATGGGCGAAAGGTAA